From Rudanella lutea DSM 19387, a single genomic window includes:
- a CDS encoding metallophosphoesterase family protein — protein sequence MKIAFITDLHIGAEGEMPLGIDVRANFLKALQFVRAMKPACLVLGGDLCYDTGDRAVYRWIYEQLMNLPCAWFAIPGNHDDSVMLAEELHLDHHLHGNELYFSSPLEGYPAVFLDSSKAQLSPTQWEWLRDELKSIHHNVLVFCHYPVLPANAEFMDTKYPFRQTEKWLETTHDLPCRMQVISGHYHTEAVALRGNTSLMVTPSTYIQIDPLSPEIKMVKTTPAVREIIVSPGGLTSRVHYI from the coding sequence ATGAAAATAGCGTTTATCACCGATCTCCACATTGGCGCCGAGGGCGAAATGCCGCTGGGTATCGACGTACGGGCCAATTTTCTGAAAGCACTCCAGTTTGTGCGGGCCATGAAACCGGCCTGTCTGGTTCTCGGGGGCGACCTCTGCTACGATACCGGCGACCGGGCTGTGTACCGCTGGATTTATGAGCAACTGATGAACCTGCCCTGCGCCTGGTTTGCCATTCCCGGCAACCACGACGACTCGGTGATGCTCGCCGAAGAGCTTCATCTGGACCACCATCTGCACGGCAACGAACTGTATTTCAGCAGCCCGCTCGAAGGGTATCCGGCTGTTTTTCTGGACTCATCGAAGGCGCAACTCTCGCCCACGCAATGGGAATGGCTCCGCGACGAACTGAAATCCATTCACCACAATGTACTGGTCTTTTGTCACTACCCGGTTTTGCCCGCAAACGCCGAGTTTATGGATACCAAATACCCCTTTCGGCAAACCGAAAAGTGGCTCGAAACCACCCACGACCTCCCCTGCCGGATGCAGGTCATCAGCGGGCATTACCATACCGAAGCGGTGGCTTTGCGCGGCAACACCAGCCTGATGGTAACCCCCTCAACCTACATTCAGATTGACCCGCTATCGCCCGAAATCAAGATGGTGAAAACCACGCCCGCCGTACGCGAAATCATCGTGTCGCCGGGTGGGCTCACGAGCCGTGTGCACTATATATAA
- the mazG gene encoding nucleoside triphosphate pyrophosphohydrolase: MSDFQSLPPRRQEQLMAFNRLLTIMDELREQCPWDRKQTIDSLRHLTIEETYELSDAILNGDLGEVKKELGDIQLHLLFYARIASEKAPDDPDRFDMADVLHAISEKLIRRHPHIYGDANGQTVVAETEEQVKANWEQLKLKEGNKSVLGGVPASLPALVKAMRIQEKARGAGFDWEEKQQVWQKVEEEMQEFKQEFNTESNEAFDPEQAEGEFGDLLFSLVNYARFININPETALERTNKKFIRRFQYLEKRARANGQQLKDMTLAEMDVYWNEAKTDVSDSL, translated from the coding sequence ATGAGCGATTTTCAAAGCCTCCCCCCCCGCCGTCAGGAACAACTGATGGCTTTCAACCGCCTGCTGACCATCATGGACGAATTGCGCGAACAGTGCCCCTGGGACCGCAAACAAACCATCGACAGCCTGCGCCATCTCACCATCGAAGAAACCTACGAGCTTTCTGACGCCATCCTGAACGGAGACCTGGGCGAAGTCAAAAAAGAACTGGGCGACATTCAGCTGCATCTGCTCTTTTACGCCCGAATTGCCTCCGAAAAAGCCCCCGATGACCCCGACCGCTTCGACATGGCCGATGTGCTGCACGCCATCAGCGAGAAACTGATTCGGCGCCACCCGCACATTTACGGCGATGCCAACGGGCAGACCGTCGTTGCCGAAACCGAAGAGCAGGTCAAAGCCAACTGGGAGCAGCTGAAGCTCAAGGAAGGTAACAAATCGGTGTTGGGCGGGGTGCCAGCCTCCTTGCCTGCCCTGGTCAAAGCTATGCGGATTCAGGAGAAAGCCCGGGGTGCCGGTTTCGACTGGGAAGAGAAACAGCAGGTCTGGCAAAAGGTGGAAGAAGAGATGCAGGAGTTTAAGCAAGAGTTCAACACCGAATCGAACGAGGCTTTCGACCCTGAGCAAGCCGAGGGTGAGTTTGGTGATTTGCTGTTTTCGTTGGTTAATTACGCCCGATTTATCAACATTAACCCCGAAACGGCCCTCGAACGGACCAATAAGAAGTTCATCCGGCGGTTTCAGTACCTCGAAAAGCGGGCCCGCGCCAACGGGCAGCAACTGAAAGACATGACCCTGGCCGAGATGGATGTGTACTGGAACGAAGCTAAAACCGACGTGTCGGATTCATTATGA
- a CDS encoding erythromycin esterase family protein gives MNAFRFFSRLTPSLTRITFHLLTLWLTSTAVQAQTGAAAPTPVEIDLSKPNGMAIFDDAFYQNQLFLLGESHGVQKPQELDFALLKHLNERVGVRYYIAEVDPSKAYFINQYLQTGNDSTLMKVFRSWVNNKEQWANRDFYRKIGRIRALNQTLPAERRIRFVGIDRIQERKLVAEHLIELLAGRRLSPTARPLADTLLNRLQTLRPDSLRAEAATAWLNDLNANPNTYRQLPADRLSELKHVLSNVVYLKTLKREPTIFANFKTFVENTDLKNEKLYGFWGFYHVLQAPTANRSKPFAALVRESNLPMHDKIASITCLYVDCQMMLASAYLPPMWQTPGKTFSRVDQFNNNGPMMRTEGIEQLMALSRPNTLTLFKMTGTDAGQRPGRITYSPFMPKEQQFNFEENRPMTDYFGYTILVRNSDMTEPLVP, from the coding sequence ATGAACGCATTTCGCTTTTTTTCTCGCCTGACTCCATCGCTCACCCGCATCACCTTTCACCTGCTCACCCTGTGGCTGACCAGCACCGCCGTGCAGGCGCAAACAGGCGCAGCGGCACCTACACCCGTTGAAATAGACCTGAGCAAGCCAAACGGAATGGCCATTTTCGACGACGCCTTTTATCAGAATCAACTATTTCTGCTGGGCGAATCGCACGGGGTACAAAAACCACAGGAGCTGGATTTTGCCTTGCTCAAGCATCTGAACGAGCGGGTAGGCGTACGTTACTACATCGCTGAGGTGGACCCTTCAAAGGCCTACTTCATAAATCAATACCTGCAAACCGGTAATGACAGCACCCTGATGAAGGTGTTTCGGAGCTGGGTGAACAACAAAGAGCAGTGGGCCAACCGGGATTTCTACCGGAAAATCGGCCGGATTCGGGCGCTGAACCAGACCCTGCCCGCCGAACGCCGTATCCGGTTTGTGGGTATCGACCGGATTCAGGAACGTAAACTGGTCGCCGAACACCTGATCGAACTGCTCGCCGGTCGCCGGTTAAGCCCAACCGCCCGCCCCCTGGCCGACACCCTGCTGAACCGGCTGCAAACCCTTCGACCCGACAGTCTGCGGGCCGAAGCCGCCACCGCCTGGCTGAACGACCTCAATGCCAACCCCAATACATACCGGCAGTTGCCGGCCGACCGCCTGAGTGAACTGAAACACGTACTGTCCAACGTGGTATATCTGAAAACCCTGAAGCGCGAACCAACCATTTTCGCCAACTTCAAAACGTTTGTGGAGAATACCGACCTGAAAAATGAAAAACTGTACGGGTTCTGGGGTTTCTACCACGTGTTGCAGGCTCCCACGGCCAATCGGAGTAAACCGTTTGCAGCCCTCGTACGTGAGTCGAACCTGCCCATGCACGACAAAATTGCGAGCATCACCTGCCTGTACGTTGATTGCCAGATGATGCTGGCGTCGGCTTACCTGCCCCCGATGTGGCAAACGCCCGGCAAGACGTTCTCCCGCGTGGATCAGTTCAACAACAATGGCCCTATGATGCGCACTGAAGGCATTGAGCAACTGATGGCCCTCTCGCGGCCCAACACGCTGACATTGTTCAAAATGACCGGTACCGATGCCGGACAACGACCAGGCCGGATTACGTACTCGCCGTTTATGCCGAAAGAGCAGCAGTTTAACTTTGAAGAAAACCGGCCCATGACCGATTATTTTGGGTACACCATTCTGGTTCGGAACTCCGACATGACCGAGCCGCTCGTACCCTGA
- a CDS encoding LytR/AlgR family response regulator transcription factor encodes MVTWITRFLTRPLAEDFSFRNQLLSSVQGGVYVFLFIYFFIPGRFTSDESRVPLLGVLALGVSVATLLANYVVPRLLPRLYDEDRWTVGHHILHTIFTLFCISLSNHLILTLSGNATPPFLNMLLMVTLIGFFPITMSVVLAQQRQLKRNLRRALLLNEALPERQTPTETPIPVPSPPEPAITFIPTSGKDRLTVQPAQLLAIESVGNYLDIYWLNGPDVQKTTLRLTLKEAENRLAAYPQFFRCHRAFLVNLGAVRHTSGNARGYQLTLHRLPQEIPVARGYVEAFEAQMEQANA; translated from the coding sequence ATGGTAACTTGGATCACGCGTTTTCTGACCCGGCCCCTGGCCGAAGACTTCAGTTTTCGCAATCAGCTGCTATCGTCGGTACAAGGCGGTGTGTACGTTTTTCTGTTTATCTATTTCTTTATCCCGGGCCGTTTCACGAGCGACGAGTCGCGGGTGCCTTTATTGGGAGTTTTGGCTTTGGGCGTGTCGGTAGCTACACTGCTGGCCAATTACGTAGTTCCCCGGTTACTGCCCCGACTATACGATGAGGACCGTTGGACGGTGGGGCATCATATTCTGCACACCATTTTTACGCTGTTCTGCATCAGCCTCAGCAACCACCTGATTCTGACCCTAAGCGGCAACGCCACCCCGCCGTTTCTGAATATGTTGCTGATGGTTACGCTCATCGGCTTTTTCCCGATTACGATGTCGGTGGTACTGGCCCAACAGCGTCAGCTCAAGCGTAATCTGCGCCGGGCGTTGCTGCTCAACGAAGCCCTCCCCGAACGGCAGACCCCGACCGAAACCCCCATCCCCGTACCAAGCCCGCCCGAACCCGCTATCACCTTTATCCCGACTTCGGGGAAAGACCGGCTCACGGTACAACCCGCGCAGCTGCTCGCCATCGAGTCGGTAGGTAACTACCTCGACATTTACTGGCTCAACGGCCCCGACGTGCAGAAAACAACGCTCCGGCTCACGCTTAAGGAAGCCGAAAACAGGCTGGCAGCTTATCCGCAATTTTTTCGGTGCCATCGCGCTTTTCTGGTCAATTTAGGGGCCGTCCGGCATACGTCGGGCAATGCGCGCGGCTACCAGCTTACGTTGCACCGACTGCCGCAGGAAATCCCCGTAGCGCGGGGGTATGTAGAAGCTTTCGAAGCCCAGATGGAGCAGGCCAACGCGTAA
- a CDS encoding YegP family protein, with product MGKFVVSIRKNGEYQFNLKAGNGQIILTSEGYTTETGCMNGIESVKKNAPDDDRFERVVTTNGKFRFNLKAGNGQVIGTSENYESVAARDNGIESVKKNAPDATVEKEE from the coding sequence ATGGGCAAGTTTGTCGTATCCATTCGCAAAAACGGCGAATATCAGTTCAACCTTAAAGCTGGCAATGGCCAGATTATTCTAACCAGCGAAGGCTACACTACCGAGACCGGCTGCATGAACGGCATTGAGTCGGTGAAGAAAAACGCTCCCGACGACGATCGGTTTGAGCGCGTAGTGACCACCAACGGCAAGTTCCGGTTCAACCTCAAAGCCGGTAACGGACAGGTGATTGGCACAAGCGAAAACTACGAAAGCGTTGCCGCCCGCGACAACGGTATTGAGTCGGTGAAGAAAAACGCCCCCGACGCTACCGTCGAAAAAGAAGAATAA
- a CDS encoding GNAT family N-acetyltransferase, with product MGVAGAGSVSQLLTPKRVTGGEFRSVLDDLAALRITVFRDFPYLYEGSMDYEKTYLNTYVRSERSMGLLVYDGVRLVGATTCLPLTDETDEVQAPFRAAGYDLTSVFYFGESLLLPAYRGSGWGKRFFEEREAHARRFGTYRLTCFCAVQRPTDHPLRPATYRPLDVFWGSLGYRKAPELTTAFYWPDLGEQQSTPKPMVFWTRAL from the coding sequence TTGGGAGTCGCTGGTGCTGGGTCGGTAAGCCAGTTGCTTACCCCCAAACGAGTTACCGGCGGTGAGTTCCGCTCGGTACTCGACGACCTGGCCGCCCTTCGGATCACGGTATTCCGGGATTTCCCGTACCTGTACGAAGGGTCGATGGACTACGAAAAAACGTACCTCAACACCTATGTTCGCTCCGAGCGGTCGATGGGGTTGCTGGTGTACGATGGTGTACGGCTGGTAGGCGCTACCACCTGCCTGCCCCTCACCGACGAAACCGACGAGGTTCAGGCCCCTTTTCGGGCTGCAGGCTACGATCTGACGTCGGTATTTTACTTCGGTGAAAGCCTGTTGCTCCCTGCCTACCGGGGTAGCGGCTGGGGAAAGCGTTTTTTTGAAGAACGCGAAGCCCACGCCCGCCGGTTTGGCACGTACCGGCTTACCTGCTTCTGTGCGGTGCAACGCCCCACCGACCACCCACTACGACCGGCCACTTACCGGCCACTCGATGTATTCTGGGGATCATTGGGGTACCGCAAAGCACCTGAGCTGACCACGGCGTTTTACTGGCCCGATCTGGGCGAACAACAATCGACCCCCAAGCCGATGGTGTTCTGGACGCGCGCCCTCTGA
- a CDS encoding nuclear transport factor 2 family protein, translating into MTAYETVSTYYEAFNRKDWSAMLALLHDEVRHDPNQGTPRHGKALFTEFLNHMDTCYDEQLTDMVILTPANAEGAASGRVACEFVVNGTYKATDGDLPPAQGQRYVLPAGSFIDVQNGLITRITTYYNLPLWESLVLGR; encoded by the coding sequence ATGACTGCTTACGAAACCGTCTCAACGTACTACGAAGCCTTCAATCGCAAAGACTGGTCGGCAATGCTCGCCCTGCTGCACGACGAGGTTCGGCACGACCCCAATCAAGGCACACCCCGCCACGGCAAAGCCTTGTTTACCGAGTTTCTGAACCATATGGACACCTGCTACGATGAGCAGCTGACCGATATGGTGATTCTGACACCAGCAAATGCTGAAGGGGCTGCGTCCGGTCGGGTGGCCTGCGAATTTGTCGTGAACGGCACGTACAAAGCCACCGATGGCGACCTGCCCCCCGCGCAGGGCCAACGCTATGTGCTGCCCGCCGGCTCGTTTATCGACGTGCAGAACGGCCTTATTACCCGCATCACCACGTATTATAACCTGCCACTTTGGGAGTCGCTGGTGCTGGGTCGGTAA
- a CDS encoding DUF1361 domain-containing protein yields MQTSFLHLSSASAPLRPDETSGRGVRALAWLTAVGFVLVTARGLLTANWWFFVMLSWNVFLAWFPLGVQLVLRDLIGHRLIGRVGVWLGLGLWLLFMPNAPYIITDLFHIQHIQAPLLWFDTMSLFLFAMTGLLAGLYSSYLAHRLLDQLVGWPMAWVLMALCQGLAGFGIYLGRWGRWNSWNIMSKPWLLGQAVWQSAHDTLAVKLTLVYGFVLLGLYVAFWLYVRTEKK; encoded by the coding sequence ATGCAAACATCTTTTCTTCACTTATCGTCGGCCTCGGCTCCGCTCCGCCCCGACGAAACTTCGGGCCGGGGTGTCCGTGCCTTAGCTTGGCTCACGGCGGTTGGTTTTGTACTGGTTACGGCCCGTGGGCTGCTGACGGCCAACTGGTGGTTTTTTGTGATGCTGAGCTGGAACGTGTTTCTGGCGTGGTTTCCGCTGGGGGTTCAGCTCGTGCTTCGCGACCTGATCGGGCACCGGCTGATTGGCCGGGTAGGGGTGTGGCTGGGGCTCGGCTTGTGGCTGTTGTTCATGCCCAACGCACCCTACATCATCACTGATCTGTTTCACATTCAGCATATTCAGGCTCCGTTGCTTTGGTTCGATACCATGAGCCTGTTTTTGTTTGCCATGACGGGTCTGCTGGCGGGGCTGTATTCGAGTTATCTGGCGCACCGGCTGCTCGATCAGCTGGTGGGTTGGCCTATGGCGTGGGTGCTGATGGCCCTTTGTCAAGGCCTGGCTGGTTTTGGTATTTACCTCGGTCGGTGGGGACGCTGGAACAGTTGGAACATCATGAGCAAGCCGTGGCTGTTGGGGCAGGCCGTGTGGCAATCGGCACACGATACGCTGGCCGTAAAACTGACGCTCGTGTACGGGTTTGTCTTGTTGGGACTATACGTGGCATTCTGGCTGTACGTGCGTACGGAGAAGAAGTAA
- a CDS encoding diacylglycerol kinase family protein: MIDIQKVLRSFRFAGQGILDLFRYENNAKVHLLVAIAVIALGFWLQFTLTEWAIVLTQIGLVWAAEAVNTAIERLCDVVSPGHHPTIGKVKDMAAGAVLILATMAVVVGLLIIGNKLLIRFDV; this comes from the coding sequence ATGATTGACATACAAAAAGTACTCCGCAGTTTCCGGTTTGCCGGGCAGGGGATTCTGGATTTGTTTCGGTACGAGAACAATGCCAAAGTCCACTTATTGGTGGCTATTGCCGTAATTGCGCTTGGTTTCTGGTTGCAGTTTACCCTGACCGAGTGGGCTATTGTGCTGACCCAAATCGGGTTGGTATGGGCGGCCGAAGCGGTCAACACAGCTATTGAGCGGCTCTGCGATGTGGTATCGCCGGGGCATCATCCAACCATCGGAAAAGTAAAGGATATGGCCGCTGGTGCCGTGCTTATTCTGGCTACGATGGCCGTAGTGGTGGGCCTGCTGATTATTGGTAACAAATTGCTGATACGTTTCGACGTTTAG
- a CDS encoding winged helix-turn-helix domain-containing protein, with product MKELLAHFNKAFESKARLSIMSVLMVNESMSFNGLKELLALTDGNLATHLRALEEAGYVLVQKQFVGRKPNTTYQASEAGRQAFTEHLNALEAFIRTI from the coding sequence ATGAAAGAGCTACTGGCCCACTTCAACAAAGCGTTTGAGAGTAAAGCGCGGCTGAGTATTATGTCGGTGCTGATGGTCAACGAGTCGATGAGCTTCAACGGGCTCAAAGAGTTGCTGGCCCTCACCGACGGAAACCTCGCTACGCACCTCCGCGCGCTCGAAGAAGCCGGGTATGTGCTGGTGCAGAAACAGTTTGTTGGCCGAAAACCCAATACAACCTATCAGGCTTCAGAAGCAGGTCGGCAGGCCTTCACCGAACACCTCAACGCGCTCGAAGCTTTCATTCGTACGATTTAA
- a CDS encoding aminodeoxychorismate synthase component I, producing the protein MLSDSAIDQMNTYGRQRQPFLFLLDFDGRMPLVLRPDEWAAYDVQFDFTGEPVASAPRPPVCRPVSFQKYPISFEHYRIGFDYVVQNIRLGNSFLVNLSAQTPIETNLTLPELYTHTAARYKVRLADRFVCFSPESFVQIHGNRLASFPMKGTISAQVPNAQATILADAKEAAEHATIVDLIRNDLSQIALKVWVERYRYLDRLETSGGGLWQVSSEIAALLPNNWPDQMGSLLASLLPAGSISGAPKPKTVDIIRKAEGYERGYYTGICGYFDGANLDSGVMIRFIEASGGQLIFKSGGGITARSDARSEYQEMIQKVYLPITHASTTLPRNPVRSAPSTSESIGA; encoded by the coding sequence ATGCTTTCGGATTCGGCTATTGACCAGATGAATACGTACGGGCGTCAGCGTCAGCCGTTTCTGTTTTTGCTGGATTTTGATGGCCGGATGCCCCTCGTGCTACGCCCCGATGAGTGGGCCGCGTACGATGTTCAGTTCGATTTTACCGGAGAACCGGTTGCGTCGGCTCCCCGGCCGCCGGTTTGCCGACCGGTTTCGTTTCAGAAATACCCGATTTCGTTTGAACATTACCGCATCGGGTTCGACTATGTGGTGCAGAATATCCGGCTCGGTAACTCCTTTCTGGTCAATCTGTCGGCCCAAACGCCCATCGAAACGAATCTGACCCTACCCGAGCTATACACCCACACGGCAGCCCGCTACAAGGTTCGGCTGGCCGACCGGTTCGTGTGCTTTTCGCCCGAATCGTTTGTGCAGATTCACGGAAACCGGCTGGCGAGTTTTCCGATGAAAGGAACCATTTCGGCTCAGGTACCCAATGCCCAGGCTACCATTTTGGCCGATGCCAAAGAAGCTGCCGAACACGCAACCATTGTTGACCTGATTCGGAACGACCTGAGTCAAATAGCCCTGAAGGTATGGGTAGAGCGGTACCGGTATCTGGATCGGCTGGAGACGAGCGGGGGCGGGCTGTGGCAGGTAAGCTCCGAAATTGCCGCCCTGCTACCCAACAACTGGCCCGATCAAATGGGGTCGCTGCTGGCAAGTTTGCTGCCCGCCGGGTCGATTAGTGGCGCTCCGAAACCTAAAACGGTCGACATTATACGTAAGGCCGAAGGCTACGAACGCGGCTATTATACGGGAATATGCGGCTATTTCGATGGGGCTAATCTGGACTCCGGGGTAATGATTCGCTTTATCGAAGCGAGTGGCGGGCAGCTTATTTTCAAAAGTGGAGGGGGTATTACGGCCCGGTCCGACGCCCGCTCGGAGTATCAGGAAATGATCCAAAAAGTGTATCTGCCCATTACGCATGCATCCACAACCCTGCCTCGAAACCCTGTGCGTTCGGCACCGTCAACTTCAGAATCTATCGGCGCATAA
- a CDS encoding aminotransferase class IV has protein sequence MHPQPCLETLCVRHRQLQNLSAHNDRLNRTRHALWHRADALRLDEVVRLPDWLRSEQVYKCRVTYGPDVQLVEFEEYSPRRVQSLRLVDADGLDYAYKYADRRALNALFAQRGSADDVLLVRDGLLTDTSYANVALYDGIRWLTPARPLLAGTMRARLLAEGVLHPAEIRPADIPHFKGLKLLNAMLDWDQTPMLDIGQILSTGH, from the coding sequence ATGCATCCACAACCCTGCCTCGAAACCCTGTGCGTTCGGCACCGTCAACTTCAGAATCTATCGGCGCATAACGACCGGCTCAACCGCACGCGGCACGCTTTATGGCACCGGGCCGATGCACTGCGGCTCGACGAGGTCGTGAGGTTGCCCGACTGGCTCCGGTCCGAGCAGGTGTATAAGTGCCGGGTAACGTATGGGCCTGACGTTCAGCTGGTCGAGTTTGAAGAATACAGCCCTCGGCGGGTACAAAGCCTCAGGCTGGTAGACGCCGACGGTCTCGATTATGCCTATAAATATGCCGACCGACGGGCTCTAAATGCCTTGTTTGCGCAACGTGGTTCGGCCGACGATGTGTTGCTGGTACGCGATGGTTTGCTGACCGATACCTCGTATGCCAACGTAGCTTTGTATGACGGCATACGGTGGCTGACGCCCGCCCGGCCTTTGCTGGCTGGTACCATGCGGGCCCGGCTACTGGCCGAGGGGGTGCTGCACCCGGCCGAGATCCGCCCGGCCGATATTCCCCATTTCAAGGGGCTCAAGCTGCTCAACGCCATGCTCGACTGGGACCAAACCCCCATGCTGGATATAGGGCAGATTCTCAGTACTGGACATTAG
- the miaA gene encoding tRNA (adenosine(37)-N6)-dimethylallyltransferase MiaA yields the protein MNTSPLLVILGPTASGKTRLAVQVARQLGGEIISADSRQVYRGMDIGTGKDLDEYTTDNQTISYHLIDVVDAGDDYNLYRYQQDFHRAVADIQSRGRLPIVCGGTGLYIEAVLKGHAYTAIPVNEPLRAELGTLTDEQLAHRFRQTPSAYSPVADTSTRKRLIRAVEISLYLNAHPDVQLGAGPAYEARLFGIDVPVELRRQRISTRLRHRLQHGMIDEVKQLLAQGVPAEKLVFYGLEYKFITQYLSGELDYETMATRLETAIYQFAKRQMTFFRKMERDGLPIQWLDGTQPTDALSHQIATLISR from the coding sequence ATGAACACTTCGCCCCTGCTTGTTATTTTAGGCCCTACCGCCAGTGGCAAAACCCGACTGGCGGTGCAGGTGGCCCGGCAACTGGGCGGTGAAATCATCAGCGCCGACTCACGGCAGGTGTACCGGGGCATGGACATTGGCACGGGCAAAGATCTCGACGAATACACGACTGATAACCAGACGATCTCGTACCACCTCATCGACGTTGTAGACGCTGGCGACGACTACAATCTGTACCGGTATCAGCAGGATTTTCACCGGGCCGTGGCCGATATTCAGAGCCGGGGGCGCCTGCCCATTGTGTGCGGAGGTACCGGCCTGTATATCGAAGCAGTGCTGAAAGGCCACGCCTACACGGCTATTCCCGTCAATGAACCCTTGCGGGCCGAACTCGGCACCCTCACCGACGAACAATTGGCCCACCGATTCCGCCAAACTCCATCGGCCTACAGCCCGGTTGCCGATACCTCGACCCGCAAGCGGCTTATCCGGGCGGTCGAAATAAGCCTGTACCTCAACGCCCACCCCGACGTGCAGCTTGGGGCAGGCCCGGCCTACGAGGCCCGGCTGTTTGGCATCGACGTCCCCGTTGAGCTGCGTCGCCAGCGCATCAGCACGCGGCTCCGGCACCGCTTGCAGCATGGCATGATCGACGAAGTGAAGCAACTGCTGGCGCAGGGCGTCCCGGCCGAAAAACTCGTTTTCTACGGTCTGGAATATAAGTTTATCACGCAATACCTGAGCGGTGAACTGGACTACGAAACGATGGCTACCCGGCTCGAAACGGCCATTTATCAGTTTGCCAAGCGCCAAATGACGTTTTTTCGAAAAATGGAACGCGACGGCCTGCCTATTCAATGGCTCGATGGTACCCAACCCACCGACGCGTTGAGTCATCAAATCGCCACGCTCATTTCCCGTTGA
- a CDS encoding SRPBCC family protein produces the protein MESTKITIQANIAAPIGKVWAYWTEPAHITRWNFATDDWQCPSAENDLRPGGKYMARMEAKDGSFGFDFEAIYDRVLDGQELAYTMPDGRQVTTRFDAQDNTTQVTTTFDAENQNPVEMQQAGWQAILNNFKTYTETN, from the coding sequence ATGGAATCCACTAAAATCACGATTCAGGCAAACATTGCCGCCCCAATTGGCAAAGTCTGGGCCTACTGGACTGAGCCCGCACACATTACCCGCTGGAACTTCGCCACCGACGACTGGCAGTGCCCCAGCGCCGAAAACGATTTGCGGCCCGGCGGCAAGTATATGGCCCGTATGGAAGCCAAAGACGGAAGCTTCGGTTTCGACTTTGAAGCTATTTACGACCGGGTTTTAGATGGGCAGGAACTGGCCTACACCATGCCCGACGGACGACAGGTAACTACCCGCTTCGATGCGCAGGACAACACCACGCAGGTAACCACCACGTTCGATGCCGAAAACCAGAACCCTGTCGAGATGCAACAGGCTGGCTGGCAAGCTATTCTAAATAATTTCAAGACGTACACCGAGACGAACTGA